The genomic stretch TACGGCACGGCCCGATGCCACGTCTTGGCCCCTGGCTACGGTGAACATGCGGCGCGCTGGTCGCTCGAAGGTCACACCGTGGTGGCCTGCGACTCGCAAGCGCTGGGGCAGGGCGAGCCCGACGTGATCGTGCTGGCACGGCCCAACAATCCCACCGGCGAGTGGTTCGAGGCGGACACGCTGCAGGCGCTGGCCCGGTGTTGCCGCTTGCTGGTGGTGGACGAGACCTTTCTCGATGCGGACGTCCACGCCAGCGTGGCCGCGCTGCGTGAACCCCGGGTGGTGGTCTTGCGCTCGCTCGGCAAGTTTTTCGGCCTGGCGGGTCTGCGCGTCGGCGCGGTGCTGGCCTGCGCGCCGTGGCTCGACGCCTTGCGCGCCGAACTCGGGCCCTGGAGCGTCAATGGCCCCGGCCTGCACCTGGCTGCCGCGGCGCTCGCCGACGAAGACTGGCAGCGCGATACCCGCGACTGGCTGGCGCAGCAGGCGCAGCGGCTCACGGCCTTGCTCGCCGCGCGCGGCCTGGTGTCGCACGGGACCTCGCTGTTCCGGACCGTGGCCACCCCCGCTGCCCGCGGGCTCCACGAGGGCCTCGCGCGGCGCGGCATCTGGACGCGCTTGTTCTGGCTCGACACGCCGCAGCCCTTTCGGGCGGTGCGCTTCGGGCTGCCGGCCAACGACGCCGGCTTGCAGCGGCTGGCGCAGGCGCTCGCCGACGTGTTGGACAAAGATTGCGAATCGCGATGAACCCTTGCTTGTCGAAGGCGCTGCGCCGCCTGTCCCTGGTCCCCCCGACGCTGCTGGCGGCCGTCGCCTGCGCCGCGGCGCCCGTCAGCGCGGTCGACGACCATGGCCTGACCGTGACCCTGCCGGCACCGGCCCGTCGTGTGATCAGCGTCGCCCCGCATGTCACCGAACTGGTGTTCGCGGCCGGGGGCGGCGAGCGGCTGGTGGGTGTGGTCGAGTACAGCGACTTCCCCCCGGCGGCCAAGGCGATCCGCCGTGTCGGCGACAACAAGGCGCTCGACCTCGAAACCATCGCCGCGCTCAAGCCCGACCTGATCGTCGTCTGGCGGCACGGCAACGCGCAACGCCAGCTCGACAAGCTCAAGAGCCTCGGGGTGCCGATGTACCAAAGCGAGCCCAAGCGGCTGGAGCACATCCCCGAGTCGATCGAGCGGCTGGGCCGGTTGCTCGGCAGCGAGGCGGCCGCGGCGGGCGAGGGCGCACGCTTCCGCGAACGGGCCGCGGCGCTGCGCCGGCAGTATGCCGGGCGGCCGCCGGTGCGCAGCTTCTATCAGGTCTGGCACCAGCCCTTGATGACCCTGAACGACACCCACATGGTGAGCGACGTGATCCGCTTGTGCGGCGGCGTCAACGTCTTCGGCAGCCTCGACCGGCTGGTGCCGACGCTGGCCGAGGAGGCGGTGCTGCAGGCCGACCCGGAGGTGATCCTGACCGCCTCGATGGGCGCCACGTCGAGCGGCAAGGCGCTGGCGGGGCTGGACGCGTGGAAGCGGTATCCGCGCTTGCAGGCCGTGGCGCGCGGCAACCTGGTCAGCATCGACGGCGACCTGCTGAACCGGCCGACGCCGCGGCTGCTGCAAGGTGCCTCGCAGGTCTGCGAGGCGCTCGAGGCCGCCCGTCGCAAACGGCCGGCTGACCAGCCCTGAGGACGATCGGCGACTGCCCGCGGCTCAGCAGCTGAACAGCGCGGCCGCCGCCGCCGGGCACGAGCGGTAATAGCCGTGGAAGAACGAGGCCGTGAGCGAGCCGGCCCGGTAGACCGCTTCCGGCCCGCCATAGCGGCGCGGCTGCGTCAGGTGGGCGGGCGTGAAGCCGGGCTGCACTTCGAGCCGGCCGTAGTGGAAGACATGCCCGCGCAACTCACCATGGTCGGTACGCCAGCTGTGCAGGCCGATGCCGGCCAGGCGGTCGCCCATCACGGCGGTTGCCGGCAGCAGGCCGGCCATCGGGAACTCACGGCCGTCGAGCACGCGCAGTGTCTCGGCACACACCATCATGCCGCCGCACTCGGCCACCACCGGCAGCCCGCGGCCATGGTGCTCACGCAAGCTGTCGAGAAACCGACGGCAGCCGCTCAAGGCCTCGGCCTGCAGCTCCGGGTAGCCGCCCGGCAGGTAGACCGCATGCGAGTCGGCCGGCACTGGCTCGTCGGCCAGCGGCGAGAACGGCTGCAGCCGGGCGCCGAGGGCGCTCAGCAGTTCCAGGTTGGCCTGGTAGCAGAACGAGAAGGCCTCGTCACGGGCGTAGGCGATGGTGCGGCCTTGCAGCAGGCCGCCGGCGGCGGGCGGGCGCCGCGCCGACGCCGGCCGGGCATGCTCCGGCGGGCTCCATTCCGGCAGCGCCCTCAGCACGCTGATGTCGAGATGCAGGCCCGCGTCCAGGTCGTGCCAGATCCCGGCCAGACCGGCGCGCAGTTCCTGGGCCTGCACCAGGCCGAGGTGGCGCTCGGGCAAGGGATGGTCGCAGCGCTGCAAATGCCCGGCCCAGGTCAGACCGGGCGGCAGGCTCTCGCGCAGCATGCGCGCGTGGCCGGGGCTGGCGACCCGGTTGGCCACCACGCCGGCCCAGCTGAGGGTGCGGCCGCGGCCGTATTCATGCAGGCCCAGCGCCAGTGCGCCGAAGGTTTCGGCCATCGCGCCGGCATCGATCAGCGTCAGCACCGGCACCGCGAAGGCGGCGGCGAAGTCGGCCGGGCTGGGGTCGCCGTCGTACAGGCCCATGGCCCCTTCGATGACCAGCCAGTCGGCCTCTTGCGCGGCGGCCTCGAGCCTGCGCGCGCTTTCGGCCTTGCCGACCATCCACAGGTCGAGGTTGTGCACCGGCGCGCCGGTGGCCTCGGCCAGAAAGGCCGGGTCGATGAAATCGGGCCCGATCTTGAAGCCGCGCACCCGTTGGCCGCCGGCCGACAGCCGGCGCGCGAGCGCGCAGGTAAACGACGTCTTGCCCTGGCCCGAGGCCGGACCGGCGATCAGCAGGGCACGCGCCACGGCCTTACAGCTCCACGCCCGGCTGGGCCCGGATGCCTTGGGCAAAGGCGTGCTTGACGACGCCCATCTCGGTCACCGTGTGGGCGATCTCGATCAGCTCGGGCGGCGCGGCCCGGCCGGTGATGACGACATGCTGCATCTCGGGCCGCGACAGCAGGTCGTCGATCACCTGTTGCACGTCGATCAGACGGTACTTGAGCGCGATGTTCAATTCGTCGAGCAGCACCAGGCCGAGCGACGGGTCGCTGAGCATCTCGCGTGCGACCGCCCAGGCCGCCTGTGCCCTTTGCATGTCGCGTTCGCGGTCCTGGGTGTCCCAGGTGTAACCCTCGCCCATCACATGCAGCCGTACCTCGTCCGGGAAGCGCCGGAAGAAGCTTTCCTCGCCGGTCGGCACCGCCCCTTTGATGAATTGCACCACCCCGACCTTCATGCCGTGGCCCAGTGCGCGGGCCACCATGCCGAAGCCGCTCGAACTCTTGCCCTTGCCATTGCCGGTGGTCACGACGATCACGCCGCAATCGCGCTGGGCGGCTGCGATCTTGGCGTCGATCAGTTCCTTTTTGCGCTGCATGCGGCGCCGGTGGCGCTCGTCGAGGTCGGGAGTGTCGGTGGTCACGGTTTTGTCTTTCATGTTCAGGGCGCCGGCACGAAATAGGTCTGACCTTGCAAGGTCACCGGCAGCATGTGACAGGCATA from Caldimonas brevitalea encodes the following:
- the cobD gene encoding threonine-phosphate decarboxylase CobD gives rise to the protein MTSASRLGSHMEPPNPAAAWPWPAVPHGADLARARQLYPAPAAGWLDLSTGLNPRPWPVAGELDRVAASVWRDLPDIEADVAQRFERYYGAPALPVPGSQAAIQALPRIWRRLYGTARCHVLAPGYGEHAARWSLEGHTVVACDSQALGQGEPDVIVLARPNNPTGEWFEADTLQALARCCRLLVVDETFLDADVHASVAALREPRVVVLRSLGKFFGLAGLRVGAVLACAPWLDALRAELGPWSVNGPGLHLAAAALADEDWQRDTRDWLAQQAQRLTALLAARGLVSHGTSLFRTVATPAARGLHEGLARRGIWTRLFWLDTPQPFRAVRFGLPANDAGLQRLAQALADVLDKDCESR
- a CDS encoding cobalamin-binding protein produces the protein MNPCLSKALRRLSLVPPTLLAAVACAAAPVSAVDDHGLTVTLPAPARRVISVAPHVTELVFAAGGGERLVGVVEYSDFPPAAKAIRRVGDNKALDLETIAALKPDLIVVWRHGNAQRQLDKLKSLGVPMYQSEPKRLEHIPESIERLGRLLGSEAAAAGEGARFRERAAALRRQYAGRPPVRSFYQVWHQPLMTLNDTHMVSDVIRLCGGVNVFGSLDRLVPTLAEEAVLQADPEVILTASMGATSSGKALAGLDAWKRYPRLQAVARGNLVSIDGDLLNRPTPRLLQGASQVCEALEAARRKRPADQP
- a CDS encoding cobyrinate a,c-diamide synthase: MARALLIAGPASGQGKTSFTCALARRLSAGGQRVRGFKIGPDFIDPAFLAEATGAPVHNLDLWMVGKAESARRLEAAAQEADWLVIEGAMGLYDGDPSPADFAAAFAVPVLTLIDAGAMAETFGALALGLHEYGRGRTLSWAGVVANRVASPGHARMLRESLPPGLTWAGHLQRCDHPLPERHLGLVQAQELRAGLAGIWHDLDAGLHLDISVLRALPEWSPPEHARPASARRPPAAGGLLQGRTIAYARDEAFSFCYQANLELLSALGARLQPFSPLADEPVPADSHAVYLPGGYPELQAEALSGCRRFLDSLREHHGRGLPVVAECGGMMVCAETLRVLDGREFPMAGLLPATAVMGDRLAGIGLHSWRTDHGELRGHVFHYGRLEVQPGFTPAHLTQPRRYGGPEAVYRAGSLTASFFHGYYRSCPAAAAALFSC
- the cobO gene encoding cob(I)yrinic acid a,c-diamide adenosyltransferase gives rise to the protein MKDKTVTTDTPDLDERHRRRMQRKKELIDAKIAAAQRDCGVIVVTTGNGKGKSSSGFGMVARALGHGMKVGVVQFIKGAVPTGEESFFRRFPDEVRLHVMGEGYTWDTQDRERDMQRAQAAWAVAREMLSDPSLGLVLLDELNIALKYRLIDVQQVIDDLLSRPEMQHVVITGRAAPPELIEIAHTVTEMGVVKHAFAQGIRAQPGVEL